One Micavibrio aeruginosavorus ARL-13 genomic window carries:
- a CDS encoding cytochrome d ubiquinol oxidase subunit II, translating to MEIFANGHWLPLAFAGLMGLSMLIYAVLDGYDLGVGILMQGATEAEKDRMIASIGPFWDANETWLVLGVGLLLVAFPMAHGIILSSLYLPVALMLIGLILRGVAFDFRAKVSAAHKGIWNNLFFGGSLLTALSQGYMLGSYILGFDSGWGPVAFALLTGVCVAFGYCLIGASWLLMKTEGELQKKASRWARFALWGTFAGITLVSIATPLVSERIFEKWFTFPNVLLLAPIPVMTGLLVIGLETALRRLPRPDDHWCWLPFVATICLFVLCFHGLAYSFYPYIVPDKLTIVDAASAPESLMIILVGALIVLPVLIGYTFLAYKIFHGKSRDLHYD from the coding sequence ATGGAAATTTTTGCAAACGGACATTGGCTGCCTCTGGCTTTCGCGGGTTTGATGGGTTTATCGATGCTGATCTACGCTGTTTTGGATGGCTACGATCTGGGTGTTGGTATTCTGATGCAAGGGGCTACAGAGGCTGAAAAAGACCGCATGATCGCCTCGATCGGCCCGTTCTGGGATGCGAATGAAACGTGGCTGGTGCTGGGCGTTGGGTTATTGCTGGTGGCGTTCCCGATGGCGCATGGCATCATCCTGTCCAGCCTGTATCTGCCCGTGGCGCTGATGCTGATTGGGTTGATCCTGCGCGGGGTGGCGTTTGATTTCCGGGCCAAGGTCAGTGCCGCGCATAAGGGCATCTGGAACAATTTGTTTTTTGGTGGGTCTTTGCTGACGGCGTTGTCGCAGGGGTATATGCTCGGCTCCTATATTCTGGGGTTTGATAGCGGATGGGGCCCGGTGGCCTTCGCCCTGCTGACCGGTGTGTGCGTGGCCTTTGGCTATTGCCTGATTGGTGCATCATGGTTGTTGATGAAAACCGAAGGTGAGTTGCAGAAAAAGGCATCCCGTTGGGCGCGGTTTGCCCTGTGGGGGACGTTCGCGGGCATTACATTGGTGTCCATCGCAACGCCGCTGGTCAGTGAACGCATCTTTGAAAAATGGTTTACGTTCCCGAATGTCTTGTTGCTGGCTCCCATTCCGGTCATGACCGGGTTGCTGGTGATTGGGCTGGAAACGGCGCTGCGCCGCTTGCCGCGTCCGGATGATCATTGGTGCTGGTTGCCGTTCGTAGCGACCATCTGCCTGTTCGTATTGTGCTTCCACGGGCTGGCCTACAGCTTCTATCCCTACATCGTGCCGGATAAATTGACGATCGTGGATGCGGCCAGCGCGCCGGAATCGCTGATGATCATTCTGGTCGGGGCGTTGATCGTTTTACCCGTGCTGATTGGTTATACGTTCCTGGCGTATAAAATATTCCACGGGAAAAGCCGGGATCTGCATTACGATTAA
- a CDS encoding pirin family protein has translation MSLIELTIPPREADIGDLLVRRLLPYMKRRTLGPFIFLDHMGPKHYDEGHGLDVRPHPHIGLATLTYLFDGEIFHRDTLGSHQAITPGAVNWMIAGSGIAHSERIDHAERVHANDVHGLQFWIALPKEFEEKSPEFEHYEANKIPVLESPGVRMKVIAGSAFGEHAPVKIHSPLFYVEVHMNAGRHIDLPPQYSERGLYLIDGNIRVGGEDVMPHTLPVFLPDGTVRIEAATDTHFVLLGGEPLPEKRFIWWNFVSSSQERIEQAKDDWAKGRFGDIPGDKNDALPLPPDRVKSAK, from the coding sequence ATGTCCCTGATCGAACTGACCATCCCGCCACGTGAAGCCGATATTGGCGACCTGCTCGTCCGCCGCCTGCTGCCGTATATGAAACGCCGCACGTTGGGGCCGTTTATCTTTCTGGATCACATGGGCCCGAAACATTACGACGAAGGGCACGGGCTGGATGTGCGCCCACACCCCCATATTGGATTGGCCACGCTCACATACCTGTTCGACGGTGAAATTTTTCACCGCGATACGCTGGGGTCGCATCAGGCCATTACACCCGGCGCTGTTAACTGGATGATCGCGGGATCGGGTATCGCGCATTCAGAACGCATCGATCACGCCGAACGTGTGCATGCCAACGATGTGCATGGGCTGCAATTCTGGATCGCTCTGCCGAAAGAGTTTGAAGAAAAAAGCCCTGAGTTCGAACATTACGAAGCCAACAAGATCCCCGTTCTCGAATCCCCCGGCGTGCGCATGAAGGTCATCGCCGGATCGGCCTTCGGCGAACACGCGCCCGTAAAAATTCACAGCCCGCTCTTCTATGTCGAAGTGCACATGAATGCCGGGCGTCATATTGACCTGCCACCGCAATATAGCGAACGCGGCCTGTATCTGATTGATGGCAATATTCGTGTGGGCGGCGAAGATGTGATGCCCCACACCCTGCCCGTTTTCCTGCCGGATGGGACCGTGCGGATTGAGGCCGCCACCGACACCCATTTCGTTTTGCTGGGGGGCGAGCCTTTGCCAGAGAAACGCTTTATCTGGTGGAATTTCGTGTCCAGCTCCCAAGAGCGGATCGAACAGGCCAAGGACGATTGGGCCAAAGGGCGGTTCGGGGACATTCCCGGTGATAAAAATGATGCCCTGCCTTTGCCCCCGGACCGGGTAAAATCAGCTAAATAG
- a CDS encoding 3-oxoacyl-ACP reductase family protein produces the protein MTRPLDNKVALVTGASRGIGAAIAKKLAEDGASVAITYSASPGKADDVVAAIKATGGKAIAIKADAGDEAAVRKAVNDTVAAFGGLDILVNNAGIAINADIAAYTTDDFDRMVNVNIKSIFVAVNEAVKHMKSGGRVINIGSVMSETSIFPTASIYTMTKAAVAGLTRGLARDLGARGITVNNVQPGPVDTDMNPSDGPSSDMQRGTIPLGRFGEGAEIGAVVSFLASPAASFVNGAQIRVDGGATA, from the coding sequence ATGACCCGACCACTGGATAACAAAGTCGCCCTCGTCACCGGAGCCTCCCGTGGCATCGGCGCCGCCATCGCCAAAAAACTGGCCGAAGATGGTGCCAGTGTCGCCATCACCTACTCCGCATCGCCGGGGAAAGCCGACGACGTGGTTGCGGCCATTAAAGCCACCGGTGGAAAAGCCATCGCAATCAAGGCCGATGCCGGCGATGAGGCCGCTGTGCGCAAGGCCGTGAATGATACGGTGGCCGCCTTCGGTGGGCTGGATATTCTGGTCAACAATGCGGGCATCGCCATCAATGCCGATATTGCCGCATACACCACCGACGATTTCGACCGTATGGTCAATGTCAACATCAAGAGCATTTTCGTCGCCGTGAACGAAGCCGTGAAACACATGAAATCCGGCGGCCGTGTCATCAATATCGGCAGCGTGATGAGCGAGACATCCATTTTTCCCACTGCATCAATTTACACGATGACCAAGGCCGCCGTTGCGGGCCTGACCCGCGGGCTGGCCCGTGATCTGGGCGCGCGCGGCATCACCGTGAACAACGTGCAACCGGGCCCGGTTGATACCGACATGAACCCATCCGACGGTCCGTCCAGTGATATGCAACGCGGCACAATTCCACTCGGCCGCTTTGGCGAAGGGGCCGAAATTGGTGCCGTTGTGTCCTTCCTCGCCTCTCCCGCCGCGTCCTTCGTCAATGGCGCGCAAATTCGTGTCGATGGCGGCGCCACGGCGTAA
- a CDS encoding TetR/AcrR family transcriptional regulator: MAAGRPRQFDYDQALDKAMHVFWEKGYEGASLPDLTEAMGINRPSMYAAFGNKEELFRKALQKYQTDATDMLKALLDAPTLRESLERFLLGSAESFTCKERPSGCLAVHGALVGGEECSEAQQAAKESRDVITRLLKERCDRALEDGDLPAGTNTAYLARFYTTILNGMSIQSTSGVSCDEMRAIAKHALDALPTTN; the protein is encoded by the coding sequence ATGGCAGCCGGACGTCCCCGCCAGTTTGATTACGATCAGGCTTTGGACAAGGCCATGCACGTCTTTTGGGAAAAAGGGTACGAGGGTGCATCCCTCCCCGATTTGACCGAGGCGATGGGCATTAACCGCCCCAGCATGTATGCCGCCTTTGGTAACAAGGAAGAATTGTTCCGCAAAGCCCTGCAAAAATATCAGACCGATGCGACTGATATGCTCAAAGCCCTGCTGGATGCCCCGACCTTGCGTGAATCGCTGGAGCGTTTTTTGCTGGGGTCTGCAGAATCCTTTACCTGCAAGGAGCGCCCGAGCGGCTGTCTGGCCGTACATGGCGCACTGGTTGGCGGAGAGGAATGCAGCGAAGCGCAACAGGCGGCCAAAGAATCCCGCGACGTGATTACGCGGCTGTTGAAAGAACGCTGTGATCGCGCACTGGAAGATGGCGACCTGCCCGCCGGAACCAACACCGCTTATCTGGCTCGGTTCTACACCACCATCCTGAACGGGATGTCGATCCAGAGCACCAGCGGCGTGTCCTGCGATGAAATGCGCGCCATTGCCAAACACGCGCTGGATGCGTTGCCAACAACCAATTGA
- the upp gene encoding uracil phosphoribosyltransferase has protein sequence MNKTMEERSVSTMSDNNVHVINHPLVQHKLTIMRKTDTSTKEFRDLLREISMLMGYELMRDLPTEGVKIETPLETMEGQQLAGKKLCLISILRAGNGFIDGLLDLVPSARVGHVGLYRDPETLIPVEYYMKVPEDLGNRQVVVVDPMLATGNSAIAAVDRIKDHDAVDIKFLCLIACPEGIKAFQEAHPDVPIYTAAIDRQLNEHGYILPGIGDAGDRIFGTK, from the coding sequence ATGAATAAAACAATGGAAGAACGGAGTGTATCCACCATGAGTGACAATAACGTTCACGTGATCAACCATCCGCTGGTTCAGCACAAACTGACCATCATGCGGAAAACTGATACATCGACAAAAGAATTCCGTGATCTGTTGCGCGAAATTTCCATGTTGATGGGATATGAGTTGATGCGTGACCTGCCGACCGAAGGTGTGAAAATTGAAACACCCTTGGAAACGATGGAAGGCCAGCAACTGGCAGGCAAGAAACTCTGCCTGATCTCGATTCTGCGTGCTGGTAACGGCTTCATCGACGGGTTGCTGGATCTGGTTCCGTCCGCCCGCGTGGGCCATGTCGGTTTGTATCGCGATCCCGAAACATTGATCCCGGTTGAATATTACATGAAGGTGCCCGAGGATCTGGGGAACCGTCAGGTCGTTGTGGTTGACCCGATGCTGGCCACCGGCAATTCGGCCATCGCCGCCGTGGACCGGATCAAGGATCATGACGCCGTGGATATTAAGTTCCTGTGCCTGATCGCCTGCCCGGAAGGGATCAAGGCGTTCCAGGAAGCGCACCCGGATGTGCCCATCTACACCGCCGCGATTGACCGTCAATTGAACGAGCATGGCTATATCCTGCCGGGTATCGGCGATGCCGGGGACCGGATTTTCGGGACGAAGTAA
- a CDS encoding NAD(P)-dependent oxidoreductase, which yields MNIALIGASGNIGSKILAEALSRGHSVTAIVRNTDALPTHDRLSARKGDVGDEAGLSALLTGHDAVISSLHFSAFDPDSLLAAIKASGVKRYIAVGGAGSLELKPGLRLVDSEEFPAEWKPEARKGVDYLARLRREQDLDWTFISPSIMIEPGKRTGTFRLGDDTVLFAPDGSSRISQEDYAIALMDELENPAHIRQRFTVGY from the coding sequence ATGAACATTGCATTGATTGGCGCATCCGGAAATATCGGATCAAAAATTCTGGCCGAAGCGTTAAGCCGCGGCCACAGCGTCACGGCGATCGTCCGCAATACGGACGCTTTGCCCACCCACGATCGGCTGAGCGCGCGTAAAGGCGATGTCGGTGATGAAGCCGGCTTGTCCGCCCTTCTAACCGGGCACGATGCGGTGATCAGCAGCCTGCATTTTTCCGCCTTTGATCCGGACAGTTTGCTGGCCGCGATCAAAGCGTCGGGCGTTAAACGCTACATCGCCGTGGGCGGCGCGGGCAGCCTGGAGCTGAAACCCGGATTGCGTCTGGTCGACAGCGAAGAATTCCCCGCTGAATGGAAGCCGGAGGCCCGCAAAGGGGTTGATTATCTGGCCCGCCTGCGCCGGGAACAGGATCTGGATTGGACCTTCATTTCCCCGTCCATCATGATCGAACCGGGGAAACGCACGGGCACATTCCGTCTGGGCGATGACACGGTTCTGTTTGCCCCCGACGGGTCGAGCCGCATTTCACAGGAAGATTACGCCATCGCATTGATGGATGAACTGGAAAACCCCGCCCATATTCGCCAGCGGTTCACCGTCGGATACTGA
- a CDS encoding alpha/beta hydrolase yields MNILQKAKDLSLNVIHGTAKGPYLDKPTKAFMDAVVAAGGAPLYTLTPAEARKVLETVQKVPVRLRDADVKDMTLNIGPTGSVKVRLYRPAGSTAKLPVILYTHGGGWMLGDAETHDRLSRDLVFATGAALMFVDYDRTPEVKFPVPHEQAYAVLEYLAANADSLNLDNNRIIVAGDSAGGNMAAVLAIMAKERKGPRIAMQVLFYPVTDNVSNNSSYTAFADGPWLTLPAMKWFGEALLDKDPGNDPHIFPLRASIDTLKGLPEALIITVQNDVLRDEGEAYGEKLDEAGVRTTVTRYNGTIHDFLLLNALAETPATEGAIAQAASAIKRAFGTN; encoded by the coding sequence ATGAATATCCTTCAAAAAGCAAAAGACCTGTCCCTGAACGTCATTCACGGCACCGCCAAGGGCCCGTACCTCGACAAACCGACCAAGGCCTTTATGGACGCCGTTGTTGCCGCTGGCGGTGCGCCGCTTTACACCCTGACCCCGGCCGAGGCCCGCAAGGTTCTTGAAACCGTGCAGAAGGTGCCCGTCCGCCTGCGTGACGCCGATGTCAAAGACATGACCCTGAATATCGGCCCGACGGGAAGCGTGAAGGTGCGCCTGTACCGCCCGGCTGGTTCCACGGCAAAACTGCCCGTCATTTTGTACACCCATGGCGGTGGCTGGATGCTGGGTGATGCGGAAACGCACGATCGTCTGAGCCGTGACCTGGTTTTCGCGACGGGCGCCGCTTTGATGTTTGTCGATTACGACCGCACCCCGGAAGTGAAATTCCCGGTTCCGCATGAGCAAGCCTACGCCGTTTTGGAATACCTCGCCGCGAATGCGGACTCACTGAATCTGGACAACAACCGCATCATCGTCGCCGGTGACAGCGCCGGTGGCAACATGGCCGCTGTTCTGGCGATCATGGCCAAGGAACGCAAAGGTCCGCGCATTGCGATGCAGGTGTTGTTCTATCCGGTCACGGATAATGTTTCGAACAACAGCTCCTACACCGCGTTTGCGGATGGCCCGTGGCTGACTCTGCCTGCCATGAAATGGTTCGGCGAAGCGCTGCTGGATAAAGATCCGGGTAATGACCCGCATATCTTCCCGCTACGCGCTTCGATCGACACGTTGAAAGGCCTGCCAGAGGCGTTGATCATCACCGTTCAGAACGACGTTCTGCGCGATGAGGGCGAGGCTTATGGCGAGAAGCTGGATGAAGCCGGTGTACGCACCACGGTCACGCGCTATAACGGCACGATCCATGACTTCCTGTTGCTGAATGCGCTGGCCGAAACGCCTGCGACCGAAGGGGCAATTGCCCAGGCCGCCAGTGCCATCAAACGCGCCTTTGGCACGAACTAA
- a CDS encoding FMN-dependent NADH-azoreductase, with translation MKILHIDSSIMGGNSISRQLSKAIVERIEADHDEFETIYHDLASDPVRHLSGELFAAQASAPEHRTADQQRDIDHGAKMLNDFLASDIVVIGAPMYNFSVPSQLKAWIDRIAVAGKTFRYTEKGPEGLAGGKKVVIVSSRGGFYGPDTPAAPLDHQEPYLRAVFGFLGITDIEYIRAEGVAMGPDQRQSALDGAMNTIASQCEKAKANRQAVA, from the coding sequence ATGAAAATTCTGCATATCGATTCCAGCATCATGGGCGGCAATTCCATTTCGCGCCAATTGTCCAAGGCGATTGTCGAGCGGATTGAAGCCGACCACGATGAATTTGAAACCATCTATCACGATCTGGCCAGCGACCCGGTGCGGCATTTGAGTGGCGAGTTGTTCGCGGCCCAAGCATCCGCCCCCGAACATCGTACCGCCGATCAACAGCGCGACATCGACCACGGCGCAAAAATGCTGAACGACTTTCTGGCCTCCGACATCGTCGTCATTGGCGCGCCGATGTATAATTTTTCGGTACCCAGCCAGTTGAAAGCGTGGATCGACCGCATCGCCGTGGCCGGAAAAACATTCCGCTACACCGAAAAAGGGCCGGAAGGTCTGGCCGGTGGCAAGAAAGTGGTGATCGTGTCCAGCCGCGGCGGATTTTACGGCCCCGACACACCCGCCGCCCCGCTGGACCATCAGGAACCGTATTTACGTGCCGTGTTCGGCTTCCTTGGCATTACGGATATTGAGTATATCCGCGCCGAAGGGGTCGCCATGGGCCCGGATCAACGCCAATCCGCATTGGATGGCGCGATGAACACCATCGCCAGCCAGTGCGAGAAGGCGAAAGCGAACAGACAGGCCGTCGCGTAA